From a single Streptomyces liliifuscus genomic region:
- the cobT gene encoding nicotinate-nucleotide--dimethylbenzimidazole phosphoribosyltransferase → MSSLNLDDFTDLIERPDGGVRRDAEARRERQVVPPGALGRLDDLGEWLAAAQSAVPVRAIERPRVVLFAGDHGVAGLGVSARPAGSADELVRAVLDGSSPVSVLARRLGVPVRVVDMALDCEPESLPDEVVRHRVRRGSGRIDVEDALTLEEAEAAFLAGVAVADEEADSGTDLVVLGDVSVGGTTAAAVLIAALCGTDASVVTGRGGRAIDDLAWMRKCAAVRDALRRARPVLGDQLQLLAAVGGADLAAITGFLLQSAARKTPVILDGVVSAACALVGQRVAFRAPDWWLAGQTSGEPAQAKAFDRMALEPLLDHGVTVGEGAGALLALPLVQAAAALAAELPEGPEKE, encoded by the coding sequence ATGAGCTCGCTTAATCTCGACGACTTCACCGATCTGATCGAGCGCCCCGACGGCGGTGTGCGCCGTGACGCCGAGGCGCGCCGGGAGCGGCAGGTCGTGCCGCCCGGGGCCCTGGGACGCCTCGACGATCTCGGTGAGTGGCTGGCGGCCGCGCAGTCGGCCGTGCCGGTGCGGGCGATCGAGCGTCCGCGTGTGGTGCTGTTCGCGGGTGACCACGGGGTCGCCGGACTCGGGGTGTCGGCGCGGCCCGCGGGGAGCGCGGACGAGCTGGTGCGCGCCGTGCTCGACGGTTCGAGCCCCGTCTCGGTGCTGGCCCGGCGGCTCGGGGTGCCCGTGCGCGTGGTGGACATGGCCCTCGACTGCGAGCCGGAGAGCCTGCCCGACGAGGTCGTACGACACCGGGTGCGGCGCGGCTCCGGGCGGATCGACGTGGAGGACGCGCTGACCCTGGAGGAGGCGGAGGCCGCGTTCCTCGCGGGGGTCGCCGTCGCGGACGAGGAGGCGGACTCCGGGACCGATCTCGTCGTGCTCGGGGATGTGAGTGTCGGAGGGACCACCGCCGCGGCCGTGCTCATCGCGGCGCTGTGCGGTACCGACGCGTCGGTCGTCACCGGGCGTGGGGGGCGGGCCATCGACGACCTCGCCTGGATGCGCAAGTGCGCGGCGGTTCGCGACGCTCTGCGTCGCGCTCGGCCCGTGCTGGGGGATCAGCTGCAGTTGCTCGCGGCGGTGGGCGGGGCGGATCTTGCCGCGATCACCGGGTTCCTGTTGCAGAGTGCGGCGCGGAAGACGCCGGTGATCCTTGACGGAGTCGTCTCGGCCGCGTGCGCGCTGGTCGGGCAGCGGGTTGCGTTCCGCGCGCCGGACTGGTGGCTGGCCGGGCAGACCAGTGGTGAGCCCGCCCAGGCGAAGGCGTTCGACCGGATGGCCCTTGAGCCGCTTCTCGATCACGGGGTGACTGTTGGGGAGGGGGCGGGGGCGTTGCTCGCGCTGCCTCTGGTGCAGGCCGCGGCCGCCTTGGCGGCGGAGCTCCCCGAGGGTCCCGAGAAGGAGTAG
- a CDS encoding sensor histidine kinase encodes MSTLERARNRLRAYPLVVDGALAAAVLACMVVGSFAEPNGRHGGPNWGTRTPDLLSLTLMLLAATALVFRRGHPLRVLAATSALSVVEFVTGDPRAPVVMSAVVALYTVASATDRPTTWRVGLLTMTVLTGIAMLAGPLPWYAQENLGIFAWTGMAAAAGDAVRSRRAFVHAIRERAERAERTREEEARRRVAEERLRIARDLHDVVAHHIALVNVQAGVAAHVMDKRPDQAKEALAHVREASRSALNELRATVGLLRQSGDPEAPTEPAPGLHRLEELVGTFRNAGLPVEVARTDHGTTLPAAVDLAAYRVIQEALTNVQKHAGPEAKAEVSVVRVGPNVEITVLDNGPGDDAEARLEENGGHGLLGMRERVTALSGVCTAGPRYGGGFRVHAILPVKSRTGSTASTAAASAPAPAPSPAASTTAPTGDPA; translated from the coding sequence GTGAGCACACTGGAGCGCGCCCGGAACCGCCTGCGGGCATACCCGCTGGTGGTGGACGGCGCCCTCGCGGCAGCAGTCCTCGCCTGCATGGTGGTCGGCTCGTTCGCGGAGCCGAACGGCAGACACGGAGGCCCCAACTGGGGCACCCGCACCCCGGACCTCCTCAGCCTCACCCTCATGCTGCTGGCCGCGACCGCCCTGGTCTTCCGCCGAGGCCACCCCCTGAGGGTCCTCGCCGCGACGAGCGCCCTGTCGGTCGTGGAATTCGTGACGGGCGACCCCAGGGCCCCCGTGGTGATGTCCGCGGTCGTCGCCCTCTACACGGTCGCGTCGGCGACCGACCGGCCCACCACCTGGCGCGTGGGCCTCCTCACCATGACGGTCCTGACCGGCATCGCCATGCTCGCCGGCCCCCTGCCCTGGTACGCGCAGGAGAACCTCGGCATCTTCGCCTGGACCGGCATGGCCGCAGCCGCGGGCGACGCGGTCCGCAGCCGCCGCGCCTTCGTACACGCCATAAGAGAGCGCGCCGAGCGTGCCGAACGCACCCGCGAGGAGGAGGCGAGACGCCGCGTCGCCGAGGAACGCCTGCGCATCGCCCGCGACCTGCACGACGTCGTCGCCCACCACATCGCCCTCGTCAACGTGCAGGCCGGAGTGGCCGCGCACGTCATGGACAAGCGCCCCGACCAGGCCAAGGAAGCCCTCGCCCACGTCCGCGAGGCCAGCCGCTCCGCGCTCAACGAACTCCGCGCCACGGTCGGCCTGCTGAGACAGTCCGGCGACCCCGAGGCCCCCACCGAACCTGCCCCGGGCCTGCACCGCCTCGAAGAGCTCGTCGGCACCTTCCGCAACGCGGGCCTGCCCGTGGAGGTGGCCCGCACCGACCACGGCACCACCCTCCCCGCCGCCGTCGACCTGGCCGCGTACCGCGTCATCCAGGAAGCCCTCACCAATGTGCAGAAGCACGCGGGCCCCGAGGCGAAGGCCGAGGTCAGCGTCGTACGCGTGGGACCGAACGTGGAGATCACCGTCCTCGACAACGGGCCGGGCGACGACGCGGAGGCCCGTCTTGAAGAGAACGGCGGCCACGGACTGCTCGGCATGCGCGAGCGGGTCACCGCGCTGAGCGGCGTCTGCACCGCCGGACCCCGATACGGAGGCGGCTTCCGGGTCCATGCGATCCTGCCGGTCAAGAGCCGCACCGGAAGCACCGCGTCCACCGCGGCGGCATCCGCACCCGCACCCGCACCCAGCCCGGCGGCCTCGACCACGGCACCCACGGGGGACCCCGCATGA
- a CDS encoding class I SAM-dependent methyltransferase, whose translation MPPTPPTPATPPAPTTPPAQQTVARRRAAYLSELAQGTDHFHEPRRPDCPWCGSRRLRTRLRTPDLLQHKPGTFVVDECEDCAHAFQNPRLTAEGLAFYYRDFYEGHEHHDTHEGFAERILRTRAGRRRHEAAARAMLPYPEPESWLDVGTGHGHFPAAAKELYTYTSFDGLDPTSRVEQARTAGRVEEAHHGRLPDLVDRLRARYDVVSMFHHLEHSPDPREELRAALAVLRPGGHLLVEVPDPDCAFGALLGKWWVSYCQPQHLHLMPLRNLLDELDELGCTVVSTDRREPHIPYDLTGALALAIGNRLPGGDEPWRPSPPTDLQRTLRTALTRATTPLLASAFALDHVLAPLLRRTRFSNAYRIIARKTTGRPSLRPAPDLPPNPSE comes from the coding sequence ATGCCCCCCACACCCCCCACCCCCGCGACACCGCCCGCGCCAACCACACCCCCCGCCCAGCAGACCGTCGCCCGGCGCCGCGCCGCGTATCTCAGCGAACTCGCCCAGGGCACCGACCACTTCCACGAGCCCCGCCGGCCCGACTGCCCCTGGTGCGGCTCCCGACGGCTGCGCACCCGCCTGCGCACCCCGGACCTGCTCCAGCACAAGCCCGGCACCTTCGTCGTCGACGAGTGCGAGGACTGCGCCCACGCCTTCCAGAACCCCCGCCTCACCGCAGAGGGCCTGGCCTTCTACTACCGGGACTTCTACGAGGGCCACGAGCACCACGACACCCACGAGGGCTTCGCCGAGCGGATCCTGCGCACCCGCGCCGGACGCAGACGCCACGAGGCAGCCGCCCGCGCGATGCTCCCGTACCCCGAACCCGAGAGCTGGCTGGACGTCGGCACCGGCCACGGCCACTTCCCGGCGGCGGCCAAGGAGTTGTACACCTACACGTCCTTCGACGGGCTCGACCCCACCTCGCGCGTCGAGCAGGCGCGGACGGCGGGCCGGGTCGAGGAGGCGCACCACGGCCGGCTGCCCGACCTGGTCGACCGGCTGCGCGCCCGCTACGACGTGGTCAGCATGTTCCACCACCTGGAGCACAGCCCCGACCCGCGCGAGGAACTGCGCGCCGCGCTCGCCGTACTGCGTCCCGGCGGGCATCTGCTCGTCGAAGTCCCGGACCCGGACTGCGCGTTCGGCGCGCTGCTCGGCAAGTGGTGGGTGTCCTACTGCCAGCCGCAGCACCTCCACCTCATGCCGCTGCGCAACCTGCTCGACGAACTCGACGAGCTCGGCTGCACGGTCGTCTCCACCGACCGCCGCGAACCGCACATCCCGTACGACCTGACGGGCGCCCTCGCCCTCGCGATCGGCAACCGGCTGCCGGGCGGCGACGAGCCCTGGCGCCCGAGCCCGCCGACCGACCTCCAACGCACCCTCCGTACGGCCCTGACGAGGGCCACCACCCCGCTGCTGGCCTCCGCCTTCGCCCTGGACCACGTCCTGGCCCCGCTCCTGCGCCGCACCCGCTTCTCGAACGCGTACCGCATCATCGCCCGCAAGACGACGGGCAGGCCCTCCCTCCGGCCCGCGCCGGACCTTCCCCCTAACCCTTCAGAGTGA
- a CDS encoding class I SAM-dependent methyltransferase — protein sequence MVARQLDEQIAGRFPVGQRLRVLDVGMGQGTQALRLARAGHQVTGVEQDSTMIAVARESLAAEPEGIRSRVRLVESDGRDTGVHFLPGSFDVVLCHGVLMYVEEPDPLLAGLARMLAPGGLLSLLVRNADALAMRPGLAGDWAGTLASFDTSAYTNRLGLDVRADRLDALTGTLAGIGAPLHAWYGVRVFTDTAADDAAVPDDVETLLAAEERAGRTDPYRRVAALLHLCGVRG from the coding sequence CTGGTCGCCCGGCAGCTCGACGAGCAGATAGCCGGGCGGTTTCCCGTCGGGCAGCGGCTGCGCGTGCTCGACGTGGGCATGGGCCAGGGCACGCAGGCGCTGCGGCTGGCCCGGGCCGGGCATCAGGTCACGGGGGTCGAGCAGGACTCCACGATGATCGCCGTCGCGCGTGAGAGCCTCGCCGCCGAGCCGGAGGGGATCCGCAGCCGGGTGCGGCTCGTCGAGAGCGACGGTCGGGACACCGGGGTCCACTTCCTGCCGGGCAGCTTCGACGTGGTGCTGTGCCACGGCGTGCTGATGTACGTCGAGGAGCCCGACCCCCTCCTCGCCGGGCTCGCCCGGATGCTGGCCCCCGGCGGACTGCTCTCCCTGCTCGTACGGAACGCCGACGCGCTGGCCATGCGGCCGGGGCTGGCCGGCGACTGGGCGGGCACCCTGGCGTCGTTCGACACCAGCGCGTACACGAACCGCCTCGGGCTCGACGTACGGGCCGACCGGCTCGACGCGCTCACCGGCACGCTGGCCGGGATCGGGGCGCCGCTGCACGCCTGGTACGGCGTGCGGGTCTTCACGGACACCGCCGCGGACGACGCGGCCGTCCCGGACGACGTGGAGACGCTGCTGGCCGCCGAGGAGCGGGCCGGCCGGACGGATCCGTACCGCCGGGTGGCGGCCCTGCTTCACCTGTGCGGCGTACGGGGCTGA
- the pspAA gene encoding PspA-associated protein PspAA has product MIVRIMGEGQVRLDDGHLTELNKLDDELLAEMESGDEEGFRRTLGALLDAVRRLGAPLPDAALEPSELILPSPDATLSEVREMLNDDGLIPG; this is encoded by the coding sequence ATGATCGTACGGATCATGGGGGAGGGACAGGTGAGGCTGGACGACGGCCACCTCACCGAACTGAACAAGCTGGACGACGAGCTCCTCGCGGAGATGGAGTCCGGTGACGAGGAGGGCTTCCGGCGCACGCTGGGGGCGCTCCTCGACGCGGTCCGCCGCCTTGGCGCGCCACTCCCCGACGCCGCCCTCGAACCCTCCGAACTGATCCTCCCGTCCCCGGACGCGACACTCTCCGAGGTCCGGGAAATGCTGAACGACGACGGCTTGATCCCCGGCTGA
- a CDS encoding DUF3043 domain-containing protein, translated as MPPYPLPLGFVFRSRAKDEKAHADKAPVTDSTQPRDPQAPKGRPTPKRSEAQSQRRSVANTPTTRKEAAKRQRDDRRTQMAKQREALASGDERYLPARDKGPVRKFARDFIDSRFCIAEFFLPLAVIILVLSMVQIAQLQNVALLLWLFVIVMIVVDSIGIAIRMKKQLNARYPDEPKRGAVAYALMRSLQMRRLRLPKPQVKRGERP; from the coding sequence ATGCCTCCGTACCCCTTACCCTTGGGTTTTGTGTTCCGTAGCCGTGCCAAGGATGAGAAGGCCCACGCCGACAAGGCGCCGGTGACCGACTCCACTCAGCCCCGTGACCCGCAGGCCCCCAAGGGTCGGCCCACGCCCAAGCGCAGTGAGGCCCAGTCCCAGCGCCGAAGCGTGGCCAATACGCCGACGACGCGCAAGGAGGCCGCAAAGCGGCAGCGTGACGATCGCCGTACCCAGATGGCGAAGCAGCGCGAGGCGCTGGCCAGTGGGGACGAGCGCTATCTGCCCGCCCGTGACAAGGGCCCCGTGCGCAAGTTCGCGCGCGACTTCATCGACTCGCGGTTCTGCATCGCCGAGTTCTTCCTGCCGCTGGCGGTGATCATCCTCGTCCTGAGCATGGTCCAGATCGCCCAGCTGCAGAACGTGGCGCTGCTGCTGTGGCTCTTCGTGATCGTGATGATCGTGGTCGACTCGATCGGTATCGCGATCCGTATGAAGAAGCAGCTGAACGCGCGCTACCCGGACGAGCCCAAGCGCGGCGCGGTCGCCTACGCACTGATGCGCAGCCTCCAGATGCGTCGCCTCCGGCTGCCGAAGCCGCAGGTCAAGCGCGGAGAGCGGCCCTGA
- a CDS encoding bifunctional adenosylcobinamide kinase/adenosylcobinamide-phosphate guanylyltransferase, producing MEVTLLGTGGPSGLPRPDCPCAACSVALGVDARAAAALLVDGALLLDLTPGAAFAAARAGRSLGGVRQVLLSHPHNGPAVEVPAGLPQPGRVPDGRELALLTGHRVRAVPMDAPGTGYAVTGPDGQRLLYLPPGAAPAGLEEAAGTYDMVVADVVGRPDALARLRVAGAVGPATDVIAVHLDHDVPPGRELRRRLAAAGARAVPDGTTLTVGVYEDVPDVPRRTLVLGGARSGKSVEAERRLEAFPDVLYVATGGTRNGDGEWAARVHAHRERRPGSWRTAETCDLVPLLKDEGAPLLVDCLSLWLTDAMDSVNAWDDDEWGGGGERALRARVEELTAAVRETRRTVVAVSNEVGSGIVPATPSGRRYRDELGRLNAAFAAECEHVLLVVAGQALTLKG from the coding sequence GTGGAAGTTACTTTGCTTGGTACCGGTGGGCCCTCGGGGCTGCCTCGGCCCGACTGTCCCTGTGCCGCTTGTTCGGTGGCGCTGGGTGTGGATGCTCGGGCGGCTGCCGCTTTGTTGGTGGACGGGGCGTTGTTGCTGGATCTGACGCCCGGGGCGGCCTTTGCCGCGGCTCGGGCCGGGCGGTCGTTGGGCGGGGTGCGGCAGGTGTTGCTGTCGCATCCGCACAACGGGCCCGCGGTGGAGGTGCCGGCGGGGCTGCCGCAGCCGGGGCGGGTGCCGGACGGGCGGGAGCTGGCGCTGCTGACGGGGCATCGGGTGCGCGCGGTGCCGATGGACGCGCCGGGCACCGGGTACGCGGTGACGGGGCCCGACGGGCAGCGGCTGCTGTATCTGCCGCCGGGCGCGGCGCCCGCGGGGCTTGAGGAGGCGGCCGGTACGTACGACATGGTGGTCGCCGATGTCGTCGGGCGGCCGGACGCGCTGGCGCGGCTGCGGGTGGCGGGGGCCGTCGGGCCGGCCACTGATGTGATCGCGGTGCACCTCGACCACGACGTGCCGCCCGGCCGGGAGCTGCGGCGGCGGCTCGCGGCGGCGGGGGCACGGGCGGTGCCGGACGGTACGACGCTGACCGTGGGGGTGTACGAGGACGTGCCCGATGTGCCCAGGCGGACCCTGGTGCTCGGCGGGGCCCGGTCCGGGAAGTCCGTGGAGGCCGAGCGGAGGCTTGAGGCCTTTCCTGACGTGCTGTACGTGGCGACCGGCGGGACTCGGAACGGGGACGGCGAGTGGGCCGCCCGCGTGCACGCCCATCGTGAGCGGCGGCCCGGCTCCTGGCGTACCGCCGAGACCTGTGACCTCGTACCCCTGTTGAAGGACGAGGGGGCGCCGCTGCTCGTGGACTGTCTTTCGTTGTGGCTGACGGACGCGATGGACTCGGTGAACGCGTGGGACGACGACGAGTGGGGCGGGGGCGGTGAGCGTGCGCTGCGGGCCCGGGTGGAGGAGCTGACGGCCGCCGTCCGCGAGACCCGTCGCACGGTGGTCGCCGTCTCCAACGAGGTCGGCTCCGGCATCGTCCCCGCCACCCCCTCCGGTCGCCGCTACCGCGACGAACTCGGCCGCCTCAACGCGGCGTTCGCGGCCGAGTGCGAGCACGTGCTGCTGGTGGTGGCGGGGCAGGCGCTCACTCTGAAGGGTTAG
- a CDS encoding response regulator transcription factor has translation MTIRVLLADDQALLRSAFRVLVDSEPDMEVVGEASDGAEAVRLAREERADVVLMDIRMPGTDGLAATRLISADPGLAHVRVVMLTTFEVDEYVVQSLRAGASGFLGKGSEPDELLNAIRIAAGGEALLSPAATKGLIAKFLAQGDGDDDDRDPGRAERLEALTVREREVLVQVAGGHSNDEIAERLTVSPLTVKTHVNRAMAKLGARDRAQLVVIAYESGLVRPRVE, from the coding sequence ATGACCATCCGCGTCCTGCTCGCCGACGACCAGGCACTGCTGCGCAGCGCGTTCCGCGTGCTGGTCGACTCCGAGCCCGACATGGAGGTCGTGGGAGAGGCCTCGGACGGGGCGGAGGCCGTGCGGCTGGCACGCGAGGAGCGGGCCGACGTCGTGCTCATGGACATCCGCATGCCCGGCACCGACGGTCTCGCCGCGACACGGCTCATCAGCGCAGACCCGGGCCTCGCCCACGTACGGGTCGTGATGCTGACGACCTTCGAGGTCGACGAGTACGTGGTGCAGTCGCTGCGTGCCGGAGCCTCCGGGTTCCTCGGCAAGGGCTCCGAGCCGGACGAGCTGCTCAACGCGATCCGGATCGCGGCGGGCGGCGAGGCGCTGCTGTCGCCGGCCGCCACCAAGGGATTGATCGCGAAGTTCCTCGCCCAGGGCGACGGCGATGACGACGACCGGGACCCCGGCCGCGCCGAACGCCTCGAAGCGCTGACCGTCCGCGAGCGCGAGGTCCTCGTCCAGGTCGCCGGCGGGCACTCCAACGACGAGATCGCCGAGCGCCTCACGGTCAGCCCGCTCACGGTGAAGACGCACGTCAACCGGGCCATGGCCAAGCTGGGAGCCCGCGACCGGGCACAGCTGGTGGTCATCGCGTACGAGTCCGGACTGGTACGCCCAAGGGTGGAGTGA
- a CDS encoding PspA/IM30 family protein — protein sequence MSGVMKRMGMIFRAKANKALDRAEDPRETLDYSYQKQLELLQKVRRGVADVATSRKRLELQLNQLQNQSSKLEDQGRKALALGREDLAREALSRRAALQQQVTDLETQHQTLQGEEEKLTLAAQRLQAKVDAFRTKKETIKATYTAAQAQTRIGEAFSGISEEMGDVGMAIQRAEDKTAQLQARAGAIDELLASGALDDSSGLAKDDIQTELDRLSGGTDVELELQRMKAELAGGSSSQQAIEGGKDQTQSQQQPQDTPRFDKQ from the coding sequence ATGAGCGGTGTCATGAAGCGTATGGGGATGATCTTCCGCGCGAAGGCGAACAAGGCCCTTGACCGGGCCGAGGACCCGCGCGAAACCCTCGACTACTCGTACCAGAAGCAGCTGGAGCTGCTGCAGAAGGTGCGCCGGGGAGTCGCCGATGTGGCGACCTCCCGAAAGCGCCTGGAGCTGCAGCTGAACCAGCTCCAGAACCAGTCCTCCAAGCTGGAGGACCAGGGTCGCAAGGCGCTCGCGCTGGGTCGTGAGGACCTGGCCCGTGAGGCGCTGTCGCGCCGTGCCGCGCTCCAGCAGCAGGTCACCGACCTGGAGACGCAGCACCAGACCCTCCAGGGCGAGGAGGAGAAGCTCACCCTCGCGGCGCAGCGGCTCCAGGCCAAGGTCGACGCCTTCCGGACCAAGAAGGAAACGATCAAGGCGACGTACACGGCCGCCCAGGCGCAGACCCGGATCGGCGAGGCCTTCTCGGGCATCTCCGAGGAGATGGGCGACGTCGGCATGGCCATCCAGCGGGCCGAGGACAAGACCGCGCAGCTCCAGGCGCGCGCCGGTGCCATCGACGAGCTGCTCGCCTCCGGCGCCCTCGACGACTCCTCCGGGCTCGCCAAGGACGACATCCAGACCGAGCTCGACCGGCTCTCCGGCGGCACGGACGTGGAGCTGGAGCTGCAGCGCATGAAGGCCGAGCTGGCCGGCGGTTCCTCCTCCCAGCAGGCGATCGAGGGCGGCAAGGACCAGACTCAGTCCCAGCAGCAGCCGCAGGACACTCCGCGCTTCGACAAGCAGTAG